The following are encoded together in the Magnetospirillum gryphiswaldense MSR-1 v2 genome:
- the rpmB gene encoding 50S ribosomal protein L28 — MARRCSITGKGVLTGNNVSHANNKSRRRFLPNLQETSVLSDALGQMVRLKVSTRGLKTIEHNGGLDAFLLGTNDSRLPDEARRLKKRVAKALATKQAAAV, encoded by the coding sequence ATGGCCCGTCGTTGCTCCATCACCGGCAAGGGCGTTCTGACCGGTAACAACGTCAGCCACGCGAACAACAAGAGCCGTCGCCGCTTCCTGCCCAACCTGCAGGAAACCTCGGTCCTGTCCGACGCGCTGGGCCAGATGGTTCGCCTGAAGGTCTCGACCCGTGGCCTGAAGACCATTGAACACAATGGCGGTCTGGATGCTTTCCTGCTGGGCACCAATGATTCCCGTCTGCCCGACGAAGCCCGTCGCCTGAAGAAGCGCGTCGCCAAGGCTTTGGCCACCAAGCAGGCCGCCGCCGTCTAA
- a CDS encoding c-type cytochrome, which translates to MRLAMVTIVVATGLVCTAWAQKAPEPRQLPNGKTWTYDADAGRDIMRTCAACHGEFGGGGGGGVYPRISGMHPDYIAEQLRAFKSRARENIPMIPYANDRELPEKDVLDVSYYLAAITPPKHPPSDDVTMDAFERLTLAKQAVQISRQPGDIAAGQKLYDADCMECHARDGLGRVKKPPLAQQHVPYLRTQITLFLTGQRKHEDVDELMRPKSAKDWDNLWAYVSTLDD; encoded by the coding sequence ATGCGTTTGGCGATGGTGACGATTGTGGTGGCAACCGGACTGGTCTGCACGGCCTGGGCACAAAAGGCCCCAGAGCCGCGTCAACTGCCCAATGGCAAGACCTGGACCTATGATGCCGATGCCGGACGCGACATCATGCGGACCTGTGCCGCCTGCCATGGTGAATTCGGCGGCGGCGGTGGCGGCGGCGTCTATCCACGTATTTCCGGTATGCACCCCGACTACATCGCCGAGCAATTGCGGGCGTTCAAATCACGAGCACGCGAAAACATCCCGATGATTCCCTATGCCAATGACAGGGAATTGCCGGAAAAAGACGTGCTCGACGTGTCTTATTATCTGGCCGCCATCACCCCGCCAAAGCATCCCCCGTCCGACGACGTGACCATGGATGCCTTCGAGCGACTGACCCTGGCCAAGCAGGCCGTACAGATATCTCGACAGCCTGGGGATATCGCCGCCGGCCAAAAATTATACGATGCCGATTGCATGGAATGCCATGCCCGCGATGGCCTGGGCCGGGTGAAAAAGCCGCCCCTGGCTCAGCAGCATGTCCCCTATTTGCGCACCCAGATCACTCTGTTCCTGACCGGGCAACGCAAGCACGAGGATGTGGACGAGTTGATGCGGCCCAAATCCGCCAAGGACTGGGACAATCTGTGGGCCTATGTATCGACCTTGGATGATTGA
- the mog gene encoding molybdopterin adenylyltransferase yields MTGPFPIGVVTISDRASTGVYQDLGGPAMVEWLGKALVSPWHPVARLIADEQPLIEATLRELADVEKCALIVTTGGTGPSPRDVTPEATEAVCDKMMPGFGELMRAVSLKVVPTAILSRQTAGIRGQSLIVNLPGKPSAIADCLEAVMPAIPYCIDLIGGPFLETDPTFCKAFRPKAK; encoded by the coding sequence ATGACCGGACCATTTCCCATCGGTGTCGTCACCATTTCCGATCGTGCCTCGACCGGTGTCTATCAGGACCTCGGGGGGCCGGCCATGGTCGAGTGGCTAGGCAAGGCCTTGGTGTCGCCATGGCATCCGGTGGCGCGCCTGATCGCCGACGAACAGCCGCTGATCGAAGCCACCTTGCGCGAACTGGCCGATGTCGAGAAATGCGCTCTTATCGTCACGACCGGCGGCACCGGCCCATCGCCACGCGACGTCACCCCCGAAGCGACCGAGGCGGTATGCGACAAGATGATGCCGGGTTTTGGCGAATTGATGCGCGCGGTCAGCCTGAAGGTGGTCCCCACCGCCATTCTGTCGCGGCAGACCGCCGGCATCCGCGGTCAGTCGCTGATCGTCAATTTGCCAGGAAAGCCTAGCGCCATCGCCGATTGTCTGGAAGCGGTGATGCCGGCCATTCCCTATTGCATCGATCTGATCGGCGGACCGTTCCTGGAAACGGATCCGACTTTCTGCAAGGCCTTCCGCCCCAAAGCGAAATAA
- the lepA gene encoding translation elongation factor 4, protein MTKLEHIRNFAIIAHIDHGKSTLADRLIQQCGAVEARDMKEQMLDSMDIERERGITIKAQTVRLAYQAKDGKTYQLNLMDTPGHVDFAYEVSRSLAACEGSILVVDASQGVEAQTLANVYQALDAGHEIVPVLNKIDLPAAEPERVKQQVEDVIGLDASDAVMISAKSGIGIEDVLEALVTRLPCPEGDEKADLQALLVDSWYDAYLGVIILVRVKNGVLKRGMKIRMMANGSAYEVDSVGYFTPKMIKADALRPGEMGFITAGIKAVADTNVGDTITDDKKPAASALAGFKPSIPVVWCGLFPIDAADYEDLRDSLAKLRLNDASFQYEPETSAALGFGFRCGFLGLLHLEIIQERLEREFNLDLITTAPSVVYHIHMTNGSMQELHNPADMPDQGLIDHVDEPWIKATIMVPDEYLGSILQLCTERRGQQLDLTYAGNRAMAVYKLPLNEVVFDFYDRLKSISRGYASFDYEMDCYTESDLVKVSILVNQEPVDALAFIVHRANAESRGRGICTRLKELIPRQMFQIAIQAAIGGRIVARESISALRKDVLAKCYGGDVSRKRKLLDKQKEGKKRMRQFGRVEIPQSAFLAALKMGDD, encoded by the coding sequence ATGACCAAGCTCGAGCACATCCGTAACTTCGCCATCATCGCCCATATCGACCACGGCAAGTCGACCCTGGCTGATCGCCTGATCCAGCAATGCGGCGCCGTCGAAGCGCGCGACATGAAGGAGCAGATGCTCGATTCCATGGATATCGAGCGCGAGCGCGGTATCACCATCAAGGCCCAGACCGTGCGCCTGGCCTATCAGGCCAAGGACGGCAAGACCTATCAGTTGAATCTGATGGACACCCCCGGCCACGTGGACTTCGCCTACGAGGTCAGCCGCTCGCTCGCCGCCTGCGAAGGTTCGATCCTGGTGGTCGATGCCAGCCAGGGGGTGGAAGCGCAGACCCTGGCCAATGTCTATCAGGCGCTGGATGCCGGTCACGAGATCGTGCCGGTCTTGAACAAGATCGACCTGCCGGCGGCGGAGCCGGAGCGGGTCAAGCAGCAGGTCGAGGACGTCATCGGCCTGGACGCGTCGGATGCGGTGATGATCTCGGCCAAGTCGGGTATCGGCATCGAGGACGTGCTGGAAGCTTTGGTCACCCGTCTGCCCTGCCCGGAAGGCGATGAAAAGGCCGATCTGCAGGCGCTCTTGGTGGATTCCTGGTATGACGCCTATCTGGGCGTCATCATCCTGGTTCGCGTCAAAAACGGCGTTTTGAAGCGCGGCATGAAGATCCGCATGATGGCCAACGGTTCGGCCTATGAAGTGGATTCGGTCGGTTACTTCACGCCCAAGATGATCAAGGCCGACGCCTTGCGTCCGGGCGAGATGGGCTTCATCACCGCCGGCATCAAGGCGGTGGCCGACACCAATGTGGGCGACACCATCACCGACGACAAGAAGCCCGCCGCCAGCGCCCTGGCCGGCTTCAAGCCGTCGATCCCGGTGGTGTGGTGCGGCCTGTTCCCCATCGACGCTGCCGATTACGAGGATTTGCGCGATAGCCTGGCCAAGCTGCGCCTGAACGACGCCAGTTTCCAATACGAGCCGGAAACCTCGGCCGCCCTGGGCTTCGGCTTCCGTTGCGGCTTTTTGGGTCTGTTGCACCTGGAAATCATCCAGGAGCGGCTGGAACGCGAGTTCAACCTGGACCTGATCACCACGGCGCCGTCGGTGGTCTATCACATCCACATGACCAACGGCTCCATGCAGGAACTGCACAATCCCGCCGACATGCCCGACCAGGGTCTGATCGACCATGTGGACGAGCCGTGGATCAAGGCCACCATCATGGTGCCGGACGAATATCTGGGCTCGATCCTGCAATTGTGCACCGAACGGCGCGGCCAGCAGCTTGACCTGACCTATGCCGGCAACCGTGCCATGGCCGTCTACAAGCTGCCCTTGAACGAGGTGGTGTTCGATTTCTACGATCGTTTGAAGTCGATTTCGCGCGGCTATGCCAGCTTCGATTACGAGATGGATTGCTACACCGAAAGCGATCTGGTCAAGGTGTCGATCCTGGTCAACCAGGAACCGGTCGACGCCCTGGCCTTCATCGTCCACCGCGCCAATGCCGAAAGCCGTGGACGCGGCATCTGCACCCGTTTGAAAGAGCTGATCCCGCGCCAGATGTTCCAGATCGCCATCCAGGCGGCCATCGGCGGGCGCATCGTCGCGCGTGAATCCATCAGCGCCCTGCGCAAGGACGTGCTGGCCAAGTGCTATGGCGGCGACGTCAGCCGCAAGCGCAAGCTTTTGGATAAGCAGAAGGAAGGCAAGAAGCGCATGCGCCAGTTCGGTCGCGTCGAAATCCCGCAAAGCGCCTTCCTGGCTGCGCTCAAGATGGGCGACGACTGA
- a CDS encoding zinc-binding alcohol dehydrogenase family protein: MRAIAYRHSLPITDPAALEDVDLPDPVAQGRDLLVRIEAIAVNPVDTKVRRNVDPGGAVKVLGYDAAGVVVATGPEVSLFKVGDRVFYAGALDRPGTNSQLHLVDERIVGPMPASLDFAAAAAMPLTFITAWELLFDRLGVTAEDTRSLLIIGGAGGVGSAAIQLARQLTGLTVVATASRPQSRQWCLDLGAHHVIDHGQDLVGQWQGLGLGGAGLILALTNTDQHQAALAEIIAPQGALGLIDDPKGFDIGLFKRKAISIHWEFMFTRSLFQTDDMIAQHTLLKRVAELVDLGVLRSTQAQSLGPIDAATLRRAHALIEDGHAMGKVVLAGF, encoded by the coding sequence ATGCGTGCCATCGCTTATCGCCACAGCCTGCCCATCACCGATCCCGCCGCCTTGGAAGATGTGGACCTGCCCGATCCGGTCGCCCAAGGCCGTGACCTGCTGGTGCGGATCGAAGCCATCGCCGTCAATCCGGTGGACACCAAGGTGCGTCGCAATGTCGATCCTGGTGGTGCCGTCAAGGTTCTGGGCTACGACGCCGCCGGCGTGGTCGTCGCCACCGGCCCCGAGGTCAGCTTGTTCAAGGTCGGTGACCGGGTGTTTTATGCCGGTGCCCTCGACCGCCCCGGTACCAACAGCCAATTGCATCTGGTCGACGAACGCATCGTCGGCCCGATGCCGGCCAGCCTGGATTTTGCCGCCGCCGCCGCCATGCCGCTGACCTTCATCACCGCCTGGGAATTGCTGTTCGACCGCTTGGGCGTCACCGCTGAAGATACGCGCAGCCTGTTGATCATCGGCGGTGCCGGCGGGGTGGGGTCGGCGGCCATTCAACTGGCCCGGCAATTGACCGGCCTGACGGTGGTCGCCACCGCCTCACGCCCGCAAAGCCGGCAATGGTGTCTGGATTTGGGCGCTCATCACGTTATCGACCATGGGCAGGATCTGGTCGGGCAGTGGCAAGGGCTGGGTCTGGGCGGCGCAGGCCTGATCCTGGCCCTGACCAACACCGACCAGCATCAGGCGGCTCTGGCCGAGATCATTGCCCCGCAAGGGGCGTTGGGGTTGATCGACGACCCCAAGGGCTTCGATATCGGCCTGTTCAAACGCAAGGCGATTTCCATCCACTGGGAATTCATGTTCACCCGTTCGCTGTTCCAGACTGACGACATGATCGCGCAGCACACTTTGCTGAAGCGGGTGGCTGAACTGGTTGATCTGGGGGTGTTGCGCAGCACCCAGGCGCAAAGTCTTGGTCCCATCGATGCTGCCACTTTGCGCCGGGCTCATGCCCTGATCGAGGACGGTCATGCCATGGGCAAAGTGGTGCTGGCCGGATTCTGA
- a CDS encoding winged helix-turn-helix transcriptional regulator has protein sequence MAHKVYDCSPGCPVEATLEKIGGKWKGVVLYHLLEGVHRFSELRRKLPNVTQRMLTKQLRELEDAGLVLRTVYAEVPPRVEYCLTDLGETLRPVVVALKTWGDTHGGSTNHLHSSAA, from the coding sequence ATGGCGCACAAGGTCTATGATTGCTCACCCGGCTGCCCGGTCGAAGCGACTTTGGAGAAGATCGGCGGCAAGTGGAAGGGCGTGGTGCTCTATCACCTGCTGGAAGGTGTGCATCGCTTCAGCGAATTGCGCCGCAAGCTGCCCAACGTCACCCAGCGTATGCTGACCAAGCAATTGCGCGAGTTGGAAGACGCCGGGTTGGTGCTGCGCACGGTCTATGCCGAAGTGCCGCCGCGGGTTGAATATTGCCTGACCGATCTGGGTGAGACCTTGCGCCCGGTGGTGGTGGCCTTGAAGACGTGGGGCGATACCCATGGCGGGTCCACCAATCATCTGCACTCGTCGGCCGCTTGA
- a CDS encoding ATPase inhibitor subunit zeta produces the protein MLFQSKTDTTPTARDRRNRMAGLWAAELLGLLGHAARDYAHDLTHAHAQDHDGDGDEKLIQRLGKDLRGKVDIHEIREKLSHLLHEAGRQLHHQDPDKH, from the coding sequence ATGTTGTTCCAGTCCAAAACCGACACCACCCCCACGGCCCGCGACCGGCGCAACCGCATGGCCGGATTGTGGGCTGCGGAGTTGTTGGGCTTGCTGGGCCATGCCGCCCGCGATTACGCCCACGATCTGACCCACGCCCACGCTCAGGATCACGATGGCGACGGCGACGAAAAGCTGATCCAACGCCTGGGCAAGGATTTGCGCGGCAAGGTCGATATCCACGAAATCCGGGAAAAGCTGTCCCACCTGCTGCACGAGGCCGGGCGGCAATTGCACCATCAGGATCCGGACAAACACTGA
- a CDS encoding ArsR/SmtB family transcription factor — protein sequence MTTQGMDTAVAALRQAGLMPTRERLLVAGLVFSGPLITLNPGELRERALDQGLYLSEGEVGSALAELSQAGVLPKMLSGSGSSPTNLRRIAAALQAMGNHHRLLVLVELAQGERSVGELRRAVGLRPSALSQHLAKLRIGGLVRTRRDATRIYYSLYSPEVLTVLRGFGCLTTKSD from the coding sequence ATGACGACCCAAGGAATGGATACAGCCGTTGCCGCCCTGCGTCAGGCCGGGCTGATGCCGACGCGGGAAAGGTTGTTGGTGGCCGGACTGGTGTTTTCCGGTCCGCTGATCACCCTCAACCCCGGAGAATTGCGGGAACGCGCGCTGGATCAGGGATTGTATTTGAGCGAGGGCGAGGTCGGCAGCGCCTTGGCCGAGTTGAGCCAAGCGGGAGTGTTGCCGAAGATGTTGTCCGGTTCCGGGTCCAGCCCCACCAATTTGCGACGGATCGCCGCCGCCTTGCAGGCCATGGGCAACCATCACCGGCTGCTGGTGCTGGTGGAACTGGCCCAGGGCGAACGCTCCGTCGGCGAATTACGCCGAGCCGTGGGCCTGCGCCCGTCGGCCCTGTCCCAGCATCTGGCCAAGCTGCGCATCGGTGGCTTGGTGCGCACGCGCCGCGACGCCACCCGCATTTACTATTCGCTGTACTCACCAGAGGTACTGACCGTCTTGCGCGGTTTTGGCTGTCTGACCACCAAGTCAGACTGA
- a CDS encoding response regulator yields MILERRVLVFPRADFLDAMRRYGERTGKAMPDVPPMAISFDPAQDVALTVTFAATRGGVETRFAFSREDVGQSLTDHCRAHKVPLPKDVSKQVEKFKDGAALSMQIGSPGMHVMIIDDQEVMRNIIKKLLSKANPAQITEATDGAQALEMLRSGEVDPDVILCDLHMEKMDGSQFLKELRADKTNLNNRKPVLILTGDKNEQAHEITRQMGASKVLTKPISADDLIKQIMLVQGYFEAGK; encoded by the coding sequence ATGATTCTGGAACGCCGTGTCCTCGTTTTCCCGCGTGCCGATTTTCTCGACGCCATGCGTCGTTATGGCGAACGCACCGGCAAGGCCATGCCCGATGTGCCACCCATGGCCATCAGTTTCGACCCGGCCCAGGATGTGGCCCTGACCGTGACCTTCGCCGCCACGCGCGGTGGGGTCGAGACCCGCTTCGCCTTCTCGCGCGAGGATGTGGGGCAGTCGCTGACCGATCATTGCCGCGCCCACAAGGTGCCGCTGCCCAAGGACGTGTCCAAGCAAGTGGAAAAGTTCAAGGATGGCGCCGCTTTGTCCATGCAGATCGGCTCGCCCGGTATGCATGTGATGATCATCGACGACCAGGAGGTCATGCGCAATATCATCAAGAAGCTGCTGTCCAAGGCCAACCCCGCCCAGATCACCGAAGCCACCGACGGCGCCCAGGCGTTGGAGATGCTGCGTTCGGGCGAGGTCGATCCCGACGTCATCTTGTGCGACCTGCACATGGAAAAAATGGACGGCAGCCAGTTTCTCAAGGAATTGCGGGCCGACAAGACCAATCTGAACAACCGCAAGCCGGTGCTGATCCTGACCGGCGACAAGAACGAGCAGGCGCACGAAATCACCCGGCAGATGGGCGCCTCCAAGGTGCTGACCAAGCCCATCTCCGCCGACGACCTGATCAAGCAGATCATGCTGGTTCAAGGCTATTTCGAGGCCGGCAAGTAA
- a CDS encoding diguanylate cyclase domain-containing protein, with protein sequence MFERVSIRLRLYSLALTMLALAGVIGASGLNALHDRLLIERQNQSRMLVQGALGYMDRLDGMVRAGALTQGEAMDRAINAVAAMSARQGDYLWINDLQPRVIWHPMGSWMGRDVSDFTDSDGRYLFREFVDRTNGTGGTFVHYSWPDPKTGQIGAKISYVERFAPWGWVVGSGLYLDDLHQAWRQGAVGWGLTAGLALLVCMALAWVLGQSITKPLGRITRSMRLLAQGHDVEVPETNRGDEIGDLTRAMAVFRQHLIQREEARQAHDRVLAQAKTVFDHISEAVMLTDEANRIIMVNPSFARITGYSLNEVVGKTPDILSSGRHDDSFYQALWRELRESGEWHGEIWNRTKSGAIYPESLSITQLRQPDGRMDGYVATFMDITDRKRREARVRWRAEHDSLTGLCNRAQFEARLADAVRIAADSSSLAAVMYLDLDGFKPVNDSLGHAAGDQVLKRVAKRIEAAVRGDDVVARLGGDEFVVLVEGLAAADDVARIAAKLVDSLAQPFNIDHQSVTIGVSIGIALFPRDGTDPATLLVAADTAMYQAKHQGRGGFAFAQPGQVLVSVEG encoded by the coding sequence ATGTTCGAGCGTGTCTCCATCAGACTGCGCCTTTACTCCCTTGCCCTGACCATGCTGGCTCTGGCCGGAGTGATCGGTGCCAGCGGCCTGAACGCGCTGCACGATCGCCTGCTGATCGAGCGGCAGAATCAAAGTCGCATGCTGGTCCAGGGCGCCTTGGGCTATATGGACCGCCTGGACGGCATGGTCCGCGCCGGAGCCTTGACCCAGGGCGAGGCCATGGACCGCGCCATCAACGCCGTCGCCGCCATGTCGGCTCGCCAGGGTGATTATCTGTGGATCAATGATTTGCAGCCCCGGGTTATCTGGCACCCCATGGGAAGCTGGATGGGGCGCGACGTTTCCGATTTCACCGACAGTGATGGCCGCTATCTGTTCCGCGAGTTCGTCGACCGCACCAACGGCACTGGCGGCACCTTCGTCCATTATTCCTGGCCCGACCCGAAAACCGGCCAGATTGGCGCCAAGATATCCTATGTGGAACGCTTCGCCCCCTGGGGCTGGGTGGTGGGATCGGGCCTGTACCTGGACGATCTGCACCAGGCCTGGCGCCAGGGAGCCGTCGGTTGGGGCCTCACTGCCGGGCTGGCCTTGCTGGTCTGCATGGCCTTGGCCTGGGTGCTGGGACAGTCCATCACCAAGCCCTTGGGCAGGATCACCCGATCCATGCGTCTGCTGGCCCAAGGCCATGACGTCGAGGTGCCGGAAACCAACCGGGGCGACGAAATCGGCGACCTGACCCGGGCCATGGCGGTGTTCCGGCAACACCTGATCCAGCGCGAGGAAGCGCGGCAGGCCCATGACCGGGTGCTGGCCCAGGCCAAGACGGTGTTCGACCATATCTCGGAAGCGGTGATGCTGACCGACGAAGCCAACCGCATCATCATGGTCAACCCGTCTTTTGCTCGCATCACCGGGTATTCACTGAACGAGGTGGTGGGCAAGACCCCCGATATTTTGTCTTCGGGCCGCCACGACGACAGCTTTTATCAGGCCTTGTGGCGCGAATTGCGGGAAAGCGGGGAATGGCATGGCGAAATATGGAACCGCACCAAAAGCGGCGCCATTTACCCGGAATCCCTGTCCATCACCCAATTGCGCCAACCCGATGGCCGCATGGATGGCTATGTGGCCACCTTCATGGACATCACCGACCGCAAACGGCGGGAAGCGCGGGTGCGCTGGCGGGCTGAACACGATTCGCTGACCGGACTTTGCAACCGCGCCCAATTCGAGGCCCGGCTGGCTGACGCCGTGCGAATCGCCGCTGACAGTTCGTCGCTGGCGGCGGTGATGTACCTGGACCTGGACGGCTTCAAGCCGGTCAACGACAGCCTGGGTCATGCCGCCGGCGACCAAGTGTTGAAGCGGGTGGCAAAGCGCATCGAGGCGGCGGTACGCGGCGACGACGTGGTGGCGCGACTGGGCGGCGATGAATTCGTCGTGCTGGTGGAAGGATTGGCGGCCGCCGACGATGTCGCCCGCATCGCCGCCAAGCTGGTCGACTCGCTGGCGCAGCCCTTCAATATCGACCACCAGTCGGTCACCATCGGCGTCAGCATCGGTATCGCCCTGTTTCCGCGCGACGGCACCGACCCCGCGACCCTGCTGGTCGCCGCCGATACCGCCATGTATCAGGCCAAACACCAGGGCCGTGGCGGCTTCGCCTTTGCCCAACCGGGGCAGGTGCTGGTATCGGTCGAGGGATAA
- a CDS encoding diguanylate cyclase domain-containing protein: protein MGIREKFVLAVMIGVAAFIALFTLSLLEQRKVVLAAYEARNASVVDLTVSMLQQIDARRLEGQMDLKAAQDQAKATLRALRYDNGDYIFVLGLDGGFIVNPGFPHLEGTVPRDLVDVEGRPLLSRLADVAAQGVGTVRYRYPRVHGGESVEKTSAVRLFAPWGWVVGSGAYVDDVQTMFAKRARQFAMVVVPLGLVLIAGVFWLARSVAVPLRDLVAGVHAIRRGDFDRDVSHTDRADELGQLAEAVESLRQVAVMADEVQRSRELMAKVFDTSREAVLITDHSGRIVLASAALCTISGYAAADLVGQKASILKSGHHDDEFFADMWSRLINGGAWEGEVWNRRANGEVLVVYERISAIRDDSGRILNFVAIMHDVVEHSRNQRGARFLPMHDPLTNLADHDLLAEQASRMLAKASRTGRPVALLVVDVDDFAQVNAAHGMVAGDEILRFIALRLMKVVRGADMVARLGGDDYAVLMEDYSGVAEIRAVATRIIEAMHAALSVGDSKIGISVSVGIAQAPQDGRGFTQLLKAARAAQGLVKAGGGNGFHLTGQDVAA from the coding sequence ATGGGCATTCGTGAAAAGTTTGTACTGGCCGTGATGATCGGTGTTGCTGCCTTCATCGCTTTGTTCACTCTGTCGCTGCTGGAACAGCGCAAGGTGGTCCTGGCCGCTTACGAGGCGCGCAACGCCAGCGTCGTCGACCTGACCGTCAGCATGCTGCAACAGATCGATGCCCGGCGCCTTGAAGGTCAGATGGACCTGAAGGCGGCCCAGGATCAGGCCAAGGCTACCCTGCGCGCCCTGCGCTATGATAACGGCGATTATATTTTTGTTCTGGGATTGGATGGCGGTTTCATCGTCAATCCTGGCTTTCCCCATCTGGAGGGCACGGTGCCGCGTGACCTGGTGGACGTCGAGGGGCGTCCCCTGCTGTCCCGCCTTGCCGACGTTGCCGCGCAGGGGGTGGGCACGGTCCGCTATCGCTATCCCCGCGTCCATGGCGGTGAGTCGGTGGAAAAAACATCGGCGGTGCGCCTGTTCGCGCCGTGGGGCTGGGTTGTCGGTTCCGGCGCCTATGTGGACGACGTCCAGACCATGTTCGCCAAGCGGGCCCGGCAATTCGCCATGGTGGTGGTGCCCCTGGGGCTGGTGTTGATCGCCGGGGTTTTCTGGCTGGCGCGGTCGGTAGCCGTGCCTTTGCGCGATCTGGTGGCGGGGGTGCATGCCATTCGCCGGGGCGATTTCGACCGCGACGTATCGCACACCGATCGGGCGGATGAGTTGGGGCAATTGGCCGAGGCGGTGGAATCCTTACGTCAGGTAGCGGTGATGGCGGACGAGGTCCAGCGTTCGCGCGAGTTGATGGCCAAGGTGTTCGATACCAGCCGGGAAGCGGTGCTGATCACCGATCACAGCGGTCGGATCGTTCTGGCCAGCGCCGCTCTTTGCACCATCAGCGGTTATGCCGCCGCCGATCTGGTCGGCCAGAAGGCGTCGATCTTGAAGTCTGGCCATCACGACGACGAATTTTTCGCCGATATGTGGAGCCGCCTGATCAATGGCGGTGCGTGGGAAGGCGAAGTGTGGAACCGCCGCGCCAATGGCGAGGTGCTGGTGGTCTACGAGCGCATTTCCGCCATCCGCGACGATTCTGGGCGCATCCTTAATTTTGTCGCCATCATGCATGACGTGGTTGAACACAGCCGCAATCAGCGCGGCGCCCGTTTCCTGCCCATGCATGACCCGTTGACCAATCTGGCCGATCACGACCTGCTGGCCGAACAGGCGTCCAGGATGCTGGCCAAGGCGTCGCGCACCGGCCGTCCGGTGGCCTTGCTGGTGGTGGACGTGGATGATTTTGCCCAGGTCAATGCCGCCCACGGCATGGTTGCCGGTGACGAAATCCTGCGTTTCATCGCGCTTCGGCTGATGAAGGTGGTGCGTGGTGCCGACATGGTCGCGCGTTTGGGCGGCGACGATTATGCCGTGCTGATGGAGGATTATTCAGGGGTGGCTGAAATCCGCGCCGTCGCCACCCGCATCATCGAGGCCATGCACGCAGCCCTTAGCGTCGGCGACAGCAAGATCGGGATATCGGTGTCGGTGGGTATCGCTCAGGCGCCGCAGGACGGGCGGGGTTTCACCCAGTTGTTGAAGGCCGCCCGCGCCGCCCAAGGCCTGGTCAAGGCCGGGGGCGGCAACGGCTTCCATCTGACCGGCCAAGACGTGGCGGCGTAG